aattgataacttttttatatactgtcattgtttttaaatccttttattaaatgtatatctttaaatgaaattaacttttttaattttattacaggTACTGACATTTAAAAACATTGGATGAAACACAATGCAAAATAATCACCAGGGACCACCTATGCCTCCTAATTCTTCATCTAATGGTCCTACTCCACAACAGATGCCTGGCAAGGTTTATCCTATGAACCAGCCAATGGTTTTTAATCCATCCAACCCTAACGCACCACCAATTTATCCATGTGGAGTTTGTCATAAAGAAGTACATGATAATGAACAAGCTATATTATGTGAAAGTGGATGTAACTTTTGGTTTCATAGGACTTGTTCACGACTTACAGAACCAGCTTATCTCATGTTAACCCAAGAAGTGTATGCAGAATGGGTGTGTGACAAATGTGTATCAACAAAAAACATACCACCCATTAAAACTAAATCATAGCTTTC
Above is a window of Mytilus trossulus isolate FHL-02 chromosome 4, PNRI_Mtr1.1.1.hap1, whole genome shotgun sequence DNA encoding:
- the LOC134716451 gene encoding protein pygopus-like codes for the protein MQNNHQGPPMPPNSSSNGPTPQQMPGKVYPMNQPMVFNPSNPNAPPIYPCGVCHKEVHDNEQAILCESGCNFWFHRTCSRLTEPAYLMLTQEVYAEWVCDKCVSTKNIPPIKTKS